In the genome of Palaemon carinicauda isolate YSFRI2023 chromosome 13, ASM3689809v2, whole genome shotgun sequence, one region contains:
- the LOC137651762 gene encoding putative CENPB DNA-binding domain-containing protein 1 has translation MSTISTILKQKEAIKALKSSKGITIISKRFSPIIEEMERLLLIWIKDREIVGDTITETIISEKAHAIFTDLKEASSGGDAGESSTEPSSDDFKASRGWFEKFKKRS, from the coding sequence atgtcgacgatctcgacaatcttgaaacagaaagaagctaTTAAAGCTCTGAAatcttctaaggggatcaccatcatttcaaaacgttttagccctatcatagaagagatggaacgactcctgctaatctggatcaaggacagagagattgttggcgacaccatcaccgaaactatcatctccGAGAAGGCGCATGCCAttttcacggacttgaaggaggcaagctctgggggtgatgctggggagagttcaaccgaaccttcctcagacgatttcaaggcatctcgtggttggtttgagaaatttaagaaacggtcctaG